A region from the Melioribacter roseus P3M-2 genome encodes:
- the hpnD gene encoding presqualene diphosphate synthase HpnD, which produces MKDEAKEITQNSKSSFYYAFSLLEPEKREAMNAVYAFCRTTDDIVDETSEPDDIKYEKLRKWRIEFEKGLRGRSDYPLLNKLNQIISRFNIPIEPFFELIEGMEMDLQKKSYLSFDDLVQYCYRVASTVGLMCIEIFGYKNNSTKDYAVNLGIALQLTNIIRDVGKDIENDRIYLPKYDLDKFNYSIEDLKTKKYNDRFIQLMDYESKRAEFYFEKADNSLDFEDKPRMFPARAMQHIYERLLKKIRKANYDVFNNNIKVSSTEKIALSLGTWIKYNLVY; this is translated from the coding sequence ATGAAAGACGAAGCCAAAGAAATAACGCAAAACAGCAAAAGCAGTTTCTACTATGCCTTCTCGCTGCTCGAGCCCGAAAAGCGGGAAGCCATGAACGCCGTCTATGCTTTTTGCAGAACGACCGACGATATCGTCGACGAAACATCCGAACCCGACGATATTAAATATGAAAAATTACGGAAGTGGCGCATTGAATTCGAAAAAGGTTTGAGAGGTCGCTCGGATTATCCCCTGCTAAATAAGCTGAATCAGATTATTTCGAGATTCAACATTCCTATAGAACCCTTCTTCGAACTAATAGAAGGAATGGAAATGGATTTGCAGAAGAAAAGCTATCTAAGCTTTGACGATCTCGTTCAATATTGTTACAGAGTGGCTTCCACCGTCGGATTGATGTGTATTGAAATATTCGGTTATAAAAACAATTCAACAAAGGATTATGCGGTAAATCTCGGCATTGCTTTACAATTGACTAATATAATCCGCGACGTAGGAAAAGACATTGAGAACGACAGAATCTATTTGCCCAAATACGACCTCGATAAATTCAACTACTCTATTGAAGATCTGAAAACCAAAAAATACAACGACAGGTTTATACAATTGATGGACTACGAAAGCAAACGGGCGGAATTCTATTTTGAGAAAGCCGATAATTCTCTGGACTTCGAAGATAAGCCCAGGATGTTTCCCGCGCGCGCTATGCAACATATTTACGAAAGACTGTTGAAGAAAATCCGGAAAGCTAATTACGACGTCTTCAATAATAACATCAAAGTTTCTTCCACGGAAAAAATCGCCCTTTCTTTGGGAACGTGGATAAAGTATAATCTAGTTTATTGA
- a CDS encoding UDP-2,3-diacylglucosamine diphosphatase gives MINYSTYFFISDVHLGLGLKEEEKEKEAKLVKLINYAAENCDELFILGDLFDYWFEYKRVIQKGYYKTLAALIEFAESGKKIHYFIGNHDFLHRNFFREEIGAILYEDPAAFTLNDKKFFIGHGDGLVPNDTGYRILKWILRNKVLQRIYSTIHPDLGIKIASGTSKTSRSYTSQKDYGRKDGLIETAMRKIDQGYDYVIFGHTHIRSEFEYNNGKYINLGSWLEQPCYGKFTDSFQIINW, from the coding sequence ATGATTAATTATTCCACGTATTTTTTTATATCGGATGTTCATCTCGGACTCGGCTTAAAAGAAGAAGAAAAAGAAAAGGAAGCAAAATTAGTTAAGCTGATTAATTACGCGGCTGAGAACTGCGACGAACTTTTTATACTGGGCGACTTATTCGACTATTGGTTTGAATACAAGCGCGTTATTCAGAAAGGATATTATAAAACGCTGGCTGCTTTGATTGAATTTGCCGAGTCGGGCAAAAAAATCCATTATTTTATTGGGAATCACGATTTCCTTCACCGGAATTTTTTTCGCGAAGAAATCGGAGCAATCTTATACGAAGACCCCGCCGCTTTTACGCTGAACGATAAAAAATTTTTTATCGGACACGGAGACGGACTGGTGCCGAACGATACGGGTTATCGAATTCTTAAATGGATTTTGAGAAATAAAGTTTTGCAGCGTATTTATTCAACTATTCATCCCGACCTCGGGATTAAAATAGCCAGCGGAACCAGTAAAACGAGCCGCTCATATACGTCGCAAAAAGACTATGGCAGGAAAGACGGTCTTATTGAAACGGCAATGCGGAAAATCGACCAAGGATATGATTATGTAATATTCGGACATACGCACATTCGCTCCGAGTTTGAATACAATAACGGAAAATACATTAATCTCGGGTCGTGGCTCGAACAACCTTGTTACGGCAAATTCACCGATTCATTTCAAATAATCAATTGGTAA
- a CDS encoding citrate (Si)-synthase, whose protein sequence is MSSLKKKLEEKILQHRPRTERLVKEYGDVKVDEVKISQVIGGMRGIKCLVTDISYLDPFEGIRFRGYTIPEVLEKLPKVPGAEMPYVEGFLYLLLTGDIPTMQEVEEVHKEFNARKKVPQYVFDILHAMPKDSHPMTMFATAIMSMHLDSVFDKEYRKGIQKADYWSAYYEDAMNLLAKIPEIAAHIYRWKYKDGDIIPSDPDLDMGGNFAHMMGIGRPYDDVARLYFILHSDHESGNVSAHTGHLVASALSDIYYSISAMLNGLAGPLHGLANEEVLRWLQGVMDSMGGKIPTEEEMKKFVWDTLESGKVVPGFGHAVLRKTDPRYMAQREFCLKHLPDDPIFKYVDLLFKVVPPILLEQGKAKNPWPNVDAQSGVIQWHYGVREYEFYTVLFGIGRALGVCSNIIWARGLGYPIERPKSVTTDMLEEIAFGKKS, encoded by the coding sequence ATGTCGTCACTTAAGAAAAAACTCGAAGAAAAGATTCTGCAGCACAGACCCAGAACCGAACGTCTGGTTAAGGAATACGGAGACGTAAAAGTCGACGAGGTAAAAATCAGCCAGGTTATAGGAGGGATGCGCGGCATTAAATGCCTGGTTACGGATATTTCTTATCTCGACCCGTTTGAGGGAATCCGTTTCAGAGGTTACACTATACCTGAGGTACTTGAAAAGCTTCCCAAAGTGCCGGGCGCCGAAATGCCTTATGTGGAAGGATTTCTCTATCTCTTGTTGACGGGCGATATACCGACAATGCAGGAAGTAGAAGAAGTTCACAAAGAATTCAACGCTCGCAAAAAAGTTCCTCAATATGTATTCGATATTCTCCATGCAATGCCCAAAGATTCCCACCCGATGACTATGTTTGCCACCGCGATCATGTCGATGCACCTCGACTCGGTATTCGATAAAGAATACAGAAAAGGAATACAAAAAGCTGATTATTGGTCGGCTTACTACGAAGACGCAATGAATTTGCTTGCTAAAATACCCGAAATCGCGGCTCATATTTACAGATGGAAATATAAAGACGGCGATATAATCCCCAGCGATCCGGACCTCGATATGGGAGGCAATTTTGCTCACATGATGGGTATCGGCAGGCCTTACGACGACGTTGCCCGTCTTTATTTTATACTTCACAGCGATCACGAAAGCGGTAATGTAAGCGCTCATACCGGGCATCTGGTTGCCAGCGCTTTGTCCGATATTTATTATTCAATAAGCGCAATGTTGAACGGTCTTGCCGGTCCTTTGCACGGTCTTGCCAACGAGGAAGTTCTCAGATGGCTCCAGGGCGTTATGGATTCAATGGGCGGCAAAATTCCTACCGAAGAAGAAATGAAAAAGTTCGTTTGGGATACACTGGAATCGGGTAAAGTAGTTCCCGGATTCGGACATGCCGTATTGAGAAAAACCGACCCGAGATATATGGCGCAGAGGGAATTCTGTTTGAAACACCTGCCGGATGATCCGATATTTAAATATGTAGATCTGTTGTTCAAAGTTGTTCCGCCTATATTGCTGGAACAGGGCAAAGCCAAAAATCCATGGCCAAATGTCGACGCTCAGTCGGGCGTTATTCAATGGCATTACGGGGTTAGAGAATATGAATTCTATACCGTACTGTTCGGCATAGGAAGAGCTTTAGGCGTATGCTCAAATATTATTTGGGCGCGCGGTCTTGGTTATCCGATCGAACGTCCCAAATCCGTTACAACCGATATGCTGGAAGAAATCGCCTTCGGAAAAAAATCTTAG
- a CDS encoding penicillin-binding protein 1A, whose translation MAKTIKKKRRALRYLLIFFGLILIACSAIFVRYIIEGLPSLEELENPRPQLASNVYSSDGVLIGQFFKENRIEISIKDVPPHVIQALIATEDRKFYEHWGVDLERFIKAMIKNVFLGRREGASTITQQLAKNLYDLKIQNETLFDTGIRKIREWITAVQIEKNYTKDEILEMYLNVQWFGHGAYGIGMASKVYFDKSFQQLTIPEAAVLVAILKSWVYYDPYNRYERALQRRNLVMKNMVEMGYLSEEEYDKYKLTPIKLSYEKIKNGIRSTIAPHFLEHIRRQMEKIAAKYGYDLYRDGLNIYTSLDSRMQEIANKAVELHLNDFQKQFDRSWRWSEYKGDLNELIDKAVRNRIEYKTAQDAEARKEVYNRFKYDREFVDSVKKAATRIEVGFVVLDVKTGEIKAMVGGRNQRFLYGLNHVTQIKRQPGSAFKPIVYSVAVDNGIYPAYPILNQPFDYNGWSPQNFDLSTGGFTTLRTGLAHSINIVAARLIIEDYAPLWKIGLFAEKMGIKSKLDLYPSIALGTSLVSPLEMTSAFATLANRGIYNEPISILKIEDKDGILIDKFTSEAREAIPEETAYLVTDMMRTAVDEGTGVSIRYRFNFQRPAAGKTGTTQDFADAWFIGFTPQLAAGVWVGFDDQQVSFTGEYGQGARAALPIWALFMHDVYQNLDLPLEDFQMPANGNIVTVNYCRESIFELGNPKLYSRDCRNGIYTDISNVRDIPDTYDAMRDNYVKLPTKYVIKDTTETKDSVSIFR comes from the coding sequence ATGGCAAAAACGATTAAGAAAAAAAGGAGAGCGTTACGATATTTATTGATTTTTTTCGGACTAATTTTAATTGCATGCTCGGCGATTTTTGTTCGGTATATTATTGAAGGTCTGCCTTCGCTTGAGGAACTGGAAAATCCGAGACCTCAGCTCGCTAGCAACGTTTACAGTAGCGACGGAGTGCTGATAGGACAGTTTTTTAAAGAAAACAGAATAGAAATCAGTATTAAAGACGTTCCTCCGCATGTAATTCAAGCCTTGATTGCCACTGAGGACAGAAAATTCTATGAACATTGGGGCGTTGACCTCGAACGATTTATTAAAGCGATGATCAAAAATGTTTTTCTCGGAAGGAGAGAAGGCGCCAGTACTATCACTCAGCAGTTGGCAAAAAATCTTTACGATCTCAAAATTCAAAACGAAACATTATTCGATACGGGAATCAGGAAAATAAGGGAATGGATTACGGCGGTTCAAATTGAAAAGAATTATACGAAAGACGAAATACTCGAAATGTACCTGAACGTGCAATGGTTCGGTCACGGCGCTTATGGCATCGGAATGGCTTCTAAAGTTTATTTCGACAAAAGCTTCCAGCAACTCACGATTCCCGAAGCGGCGGTTCTTGTGGCAATCCTCAAATCGTGGGTTTACTACGATCCTTATAATCGTTACGAACGCGCGCTTCAACGCCGTAACCTGGTAATGAAAAATATGGTGGAAATGGGCTACCTGAGCGAAGAAGAGTACGATAAATATAAACTGACGCCGATTAAATTATCGTACGAAAAAATAAAAAACGGCATCCGGAGCACAATCGCCCCGCACTTTCTGGAACACATACGCAGACAGATGGAAAAGATTGCCGCCAAATACGGTTACGATTTATACCGCGACGGCTTAAATATCTATACTTCTCTGGACAGCAGAATGCAGGAAATAGCAAATAAAGCCGTAGAACTTCATCTGAACGATTTTCAAAAACAGTTCGACAGGAGCTGGAGATGGAGCGAATATAAAGGCGACTTAAATGAATTGATTGACAAGGCTGTCAGAAACAGAATTGAATATAAAACCGCTCAAGATGCGGAAGCAAGAAAAGAAGTCTACAACAGATTCAAATACGACAGGGAATTTGTAGATTCGGTTAAGAAAGCTGCCACTCGTATTGAAGTCGGTTTTGTAGTTCTAGATGTTAAGACGGGCGAAATAAAGGCTATGGTGGGAGGGCGCAATCAGCGATTCCTATACGGTTTGAACCACGTTACGCAAATTAAAAGACAGCCCGGCTCGGCTTTCAAACCGATAGTCTACTCGGTAGCCGTCGACAACGGTATTTATCCCGCGTATCCGATATTGAATCAGCCTTTCGATTATAACGGCTGGAGCCCTCAGAATTTCGATTTGTCGACTGGAGGATTTACGACGCTCAGGACGGGTTTGGCTCATTCAATCAATATTGTTGCCGCCCGATTGATAATCGAAGATTATGCTCCTCTCTGGAAAATAGGTCTGTTTGCCGAGAAGATGGGCATTAAGAGTAAACTCGATTTATATCCGTCGATTGCGTTAGGAACTTCTTTGGTTTCGCCTTTGGAAATGACGTCTGCGTTTGCAACATTAGCCAACCGCGGAATTTACAACGAGCCGATTTCGATTTTGAAAATAGAGGACAAAGACGGTATTCTCATCGATAAATTTACTTCGGAAGCCAGGGAAGCTATACCGGAAGAGACGGCTTACCTGGTAACGGATATGATGCGCACTGCAGTCGACGAAGGTACGGGTGTATCGATCAGATATCGGTTTAATTTTCAGCGACCGGCTGCCGGTAAGACGGGCACAACTCAGGATTTTGCCGACGCCTGGTTTATCGGATTTACTCCTCAACTTGCCGCAGGCGTATGGGTCGGTTTTGACGATCAACAAGTCTCGTTTACCGGCGAGTACGGACAAGGCGCAAGAGCCGCGCTGCCGATTTGGGCTCTTTTTATGCACGATGTTTATCAGAATCTCGATCTGCCGCTCGAAGATTTTCAAATGCCGGCTAACGGCAATATAGTAACAGTCAATTATTGCAGGGAATCTATTTTCGAGCTCGGTAATCCCAAACTTTATTCGAGAGATTGCCGCAACGGCATTTATACGGATATCTCGAATGTGCGTGATATTCCGGATACTTACGATGCAATGCGCGATAATTACGTTAAATTGCCGACAAAGTATGTAATAAAAGATACAACGGAAACTAAAGATTCCGTTTCTATTTTTCGATAA
- the hpnC gene encoding squalene synthase HpnC has protein sequence MINKEIDNEYNDALEFARKHYENFPVASLFLPAKLRKHVAIIYKFARTADDIADEGDSNVKERLENISLYRFKLSNALDGNYYDNFWAALDYTIKNFNLTEENFFNLLNAFESDITVNRFETFDNVLEYCRNSANPVGRIILELFDIRVDEIFDYSDSICTGLQLTNFYQDISIDFMKNRLYIPLDEMKEYRLDDNKLLILNGEEKARFRKLMKLQVARNRKYYEQGEKIISALKNHPNATRGLICQLKLTILGGNKILDYIENNDYDTFEYRPTLKVYDLIMLFFKALLK, from the coding sequence GTGATTAATAAAGAGATAGACAACGAGTATAACGACGCTCTCGAATTTGCCAGGAAACACTACGAAAATTTTCCCGTAGCATCGTTATTCTTACCTGCAAAACTCCGCAAACATGTTGCAATAATATATAAATTTGCCCGGACGGCGGACGATATTGCAGACGAAGGCGATTCGAATGTAAAAGAGCGTCTCGAAAATATAAGTTTATACCGCTTCAAGCTTTCAAACGCTCTCGATGGCAATTATTACGATAATTTCTGGGCGGCTCTCGACTATACGATTAAAAATTTTAATTTAACGGAAGAAAATTTTTTTAATTTGCTCAATGCGTTTGAATCGGATATAACCGTAAACCGATTCGAAACCTTCGATAATGTTTTGGAATATTGCCGTAATTCTGCAAATCCCGTAGGCAGAATTATACTTGAATTGTTCGATATACGCGTTGATGAAATATTCGATTATTCCGATTCAATCTGTACAGGACTGCAATTGACCAATTTCTATCAGGATATCTCGATTGATTTCATGAAGAACAGGCTCTATATTCCTCTCGATGAAATGAAAGAATATCGACTGGACGACAATAAATTGCTTATCCTCAACGGCGAAGAAAAAGCAAGATTCAGGAAATTGATGAAGTTGCAGGTAGCCAGGAACAGAAAATATTACGAGCAAGGCGAAAAAATTATTAGCGCGCTAAAAAATCATCCTAATGCAACCCGGGGATTGATTTGCCAGTTGAAGCTTACTATACTTGGCGGTAATAAAATTTTGGATTATATTGAAAATAACGATTACGACACGTTTGAATACAGACCCACGCTGAAAGTGTACGATTTAATTATGTTGTTTTTTAAAGCTTTATTAAAATGA
- a CDS encoding lytic transglycosylase domain-containing protein, which yields MRRENFYYYIPVILLSVAVIILALVLIYIFRAEYNRKITVDFKNPEYKVFIPEIPLQLDFCGEPVPMNIEDVYERVEREILINAYWNSSTLLNIKRANRWFPVIEPILKKHGVPDDFKYMAVIESNLTNAVSPAGAVGFWQLTQPAAVKYGLEISKVVDERYDVEKATEAACKYLKDSFAKYKSWTLAAASYNYGTNGIDRQIERQKKDSYYELYLNEETFRFVARILALKEIMTHPEKYGYFIEREKLYKPYKYKTVDVRNGIKDLADFAQRHGTTYKELKLLNPWLRDNYLPASKGKIYLLKIPDN from the coding sequence ATGAGAAGAGAAAACTTTTATTATTATATACCGGTAATTTTACTGTCGGTTGCGGTTATTATACTTGCGCTTGTGTTGATTTATATTTTTCGCGCCGAATATAATCGTAAAATTACCGTTGACTTCAAGAATCCCGAATACAAAGTGTTTATTCCCGAAATTCCGCTCCAGCTCGATTTCTGCGGGGAACCTGTTCCGATGAATATTGAAGACGTCTATGAACGCGTTGAGCGTGAAATTTTGATAAATGCGTACTGGAATTCTTCAACTTTACTCAATATCAAAAGGGCAAACAGATGGTTCCCTGTAATAGAGCCGATCCTAAAAAAGCATGGCGTTCCGGACGATTTCAAATATATGGCGGTAATCGAGAGCAATTTAACAAATGCGGTTTCTCCTGCGGGAGCCGTAGGTTTCTGGCAGCTTACACAACCCGCGGCGGTTAAATACGGATTGGAAATTTCAAAAGTCGTCGACGAAAGGTACGACGTCGAAAAAGCTACCGAAGCGGCTTGCAAATATCTTAAGGACTCATTTGCGAAATATAAAAGCTGGACTCTGGCTGCAGCGTCATATAATTACGGAACAAACGGAATCGACCGCCAGATCGAAAGGCAGAAAAAAGATTCCTATTACGAACTCTATTTAAACGAAGAGACCTTCCGCTTTGTAGCGCGTATTTTGGCTCTTAAAGAAATCATGACTCATCCTGAAAAATACGGGTATTTTATTGAGCGTGAAAAGCTTTATAAACCGTACAAATACAAAACAGTTGATGTAAGAAACGGAATAAAAGATCTGGCAGATTTCGCGCAACGCCACGGGACTACATACAAAGAACTTAAATTATTGAATCCGTGGTTGCGAGACAATTACTTACCGGCGAGCAAAGGCAAAATCTATCTCTTGAAAATTCCCGACAATTGA
- a CDS encoding CTP synthase — protein MAHKKKVKYIFVTGGVVSSLGKGITASSLGLLLKLRGYSVTIQKFDPYINVDPGTMNPFQHGEVYVTDDGAETDLDLGHYERFLDVDMSRANNTTTGQVYNEVITKERRGDFLGATVQVIPHITDEIKRRMRFLGESGKYDIVITEIGGTVGDIESLPFIEAMRQIMLESGRKNAISIHVTLVPYISSAGEMKTKPTQHSVKNLLELGIQPNILVCRSEEKLPREIREKIALFTNVKTEAVISAYDCSTIYEVPLVLHEQELDRIVLDRLKLPDITIKLDGWKEFVDKVIHAEEKVRIAVCGKYIDNKDAYKSISEAFIHAGAENDLKVETEFISSEEIEEKGAEPLLKDYDGLLIPGGFGERGIEGKIKAIQYAREKKIPFFGICLGLQCAVIEFARNVCGIKSANSQEFRSRSPYNVIHIMPDQAKVKVKGATMRLGAYPCIIKKKTKAYEAYKKQKISERHRHRYEVNNKFRTVLEKHGMIFSGLSPDESLVEMIEIEDHPWFVGCQFHPELKSRATKAHPLFREFVKAAFNYSREKK, from the coding sequence ATGGCACATAAGAAGAAGGTAAAGTACATATTTGTGACAGGCGGAGTGGTCTCTTCGTTGGGAAAAGGTATTACTGCCTCGTCGCTCGGACTCCTGCTGAAATTGAGAGGATATAGCGTTACGATTCAGAAATTCGATCCGTATATAAATGTCGACCCCGGAACTATGAATCCTTTTCAGCACGGAGAAGTTTATGTTACGGACGACGGCGCCGAAACGGATCTCGACTTGGGACATTACGAACGCTTTCTCGATGTGGATATGTCGCGGGCAAACAATACAACTACAGGGCAGGTTTATAACGAAGTAATAACAAAGGAACGCAGGGGCGATTTTTTAGGGGCAACGGTTCAGGTGATTCCGCATATTACGGATGAAATTAAAAGAAGAATGAGATTTTTGGGCGAGTCGGGCAAATACGATATCGTTATTACCGAAATAGGCGGAACAGTAGGGGATATCGAAAGCCTTCCCTTTATTGAAGCTATGAGACAAATTATGCTCGAAAGCGGCAGAAAGAATGCAATTAGTATACATGTGACGCTTGTGCCGTATATTTCTTCCGCTGGCGAAATGAAAACCAAACCGACTCAACACAGCGTAAAAAATTTGCTCGAACTCGGAATTCAACCTAATATTCTCGTCTGCAGGTCTGAAGAAAAACTGCCGCGGGAAATACGCGAAAAAATCGCGCTCTTTACAAACGTTAAAACCGAAGCCGTTATCTCGGCATATGATTGCTCGACTATTTACGAAGTGCCGCTTGTGCTTCACGAACAGGAATTGGACAGGATCGTACTCGACAGATTAAAACTGCCCGATATTACTATCAAACTTGACGGCTGGAAAGAATTTGTAGATAAAGTCATACATGCCGAAGAAAAAGTAAGGATTGCCGTCTGCGGTAAGTATATAGACAATAAAGACGCTTATAAAAGTATATCAGAGGCGTTTATCCATGCCGGCGCCGAAAACGATTTGAAGGTTGAAACCGAATTTATTTCTTCCGAAGAGATTGAAGAAAAAGGAGCCGAACCGTTATTGAAAGATTACGACGGGCTGTTGATACCGGGCGGATTCGGCGAACGCGGTATTGAGGGTAAGATTAAAGCGATTCAGTACGCCAGAGAAAAGAAAATACCATTCTTCGGTATATGTCTCGGTCTGCAGTGCGCCGTAATTGAATTTGCGCGCAATGTATGCGGAATTAAATCTGCCAACAGCCAGGAATTCCGAAGCAGGAGCCCTTACAACGTTATTCACATTATGCCCGACCAGGCAAAAGTGAAAGTGAAAGGCGCGACTATGCGTCTCGGAGCATATCCATGTATAATCAAAAAGAAAACCAAAGCGTACGAAGCTTATAAAAAACAAAAAATATCAGAACGCCATCGACACCGTTACGAAGTTAACAACAAATTCAGAACGGTGCTGGAAAAACACGGTATGATTTTTAGCGGTCTTTCTCCCGATGAAAGTCTGGTGGAAATGATCGAAATTGAAGACCATCCCTGGTTTGTCGGTTGCCAGTTCCATCCGGAATTAAAATCGAGAGCTACTAAAGCTCACCCGTTGTTCAGGGAATTTGTCAAAGCGGCGTTTAATTATTCCCGGGAGAAAAAGTGA
- the hpnE gene encoding hydroxysqualene dehydroxylase HpnE: MKIIVIGGGLSGLAASVFLSEKGFKVTLIEASPKLGGRAYTLSEPESNLEFDNGQHLLMGCYRSTLRFLKIIGAESEIIFLPLKVPFVRPNYGISYLRAVDEFYPLNLIDAIMNFEAVSWKSRARILALMMKIRNEKNERESNVNVFRWLKDNNQTDEAIENFWQVLCVGALNSDPEKASASIFKNVIKRIFFSGAEGYKFILPRKNLRTMYIDKSKNFIISKGGYVNLSERVLEFRIEGGIINKIVTDNNLYDDFEMVVSALPAHALKKIKFSGTQLKSVPSFEYSPILNVHLILEDNPFTERYYALLGTDYHWLFNHGKYISITASSAEKLIKKNNAELLSELYSNLELFFPIFNRKLVRSSRIIKEKRATFVPAGDRLLNNTGYFTDIKNLFVGGDWTIPELPATIESAVLSAEKVSREIFNISRVSD, encoded by the coding sequence ATGAAGATCATTGTTATAGGAGGGGGACTCTCGGGTTTAGCCGCCTCTGTTTTTCTTTCCGAAAAAGGATTCAAAGTTACTTTGATAGAAGCTTCGCCCAAATTAGGAGGCAGAGCTTATACGCTATCCGAGCCTGAATCGAATTTAGAATTCGATAACGGACAGCACCTGTTGATGGGGTGCTATCGTTCGACTCTTCGTTTTCTGAAAATTATCGGAGCAGAATCCGAAATAATTTTTCTGCCTTTAAAAGTGCCGTTTGTAAGACCGAATTACGGAATTTCTTACCTTAGGGCGGTCGACGAATTTTATCCTCTTAATTTAATCGACGCAATAATGAACTTTGAAGCCGTAAGTTGGAAAAGCCGCGCTCGTATTCTTGCGCTAATGATGAAAATTAGAAATGAGAAGAACGAACGGGAATCAAATGTAAATGTATTTCGATGGTTGAAAGATAATAACCAAACAGACGAAGCGATTGAAAATTTCTGGCAGGTACTATGCGTGGGCGCGCTGAATTCCGACCCCGAAAAAGCCTCCGCTTCGATTTTCAAAAATGTTATTAAAAGGATATTCTTTTCCGGCGCGGAAGGTTATAAATTCATTCTGCCTCGTAAGAATTTAAGAACGATGTACATCGACAAATCGAAAAATTTTATTATATCGAAAGGCGGCTATGTTAATTTATCGGAGCGCGTTCTCGAATTCCGAATTGAAGGCGGTATAATAAATAAAATTGTTACCGACAATAATCTTTACGATGATTTTGAAATGGTCGTGTCCGCATTGCCTGCTCATGCATTGAAAAAAATTAAATTTTCCGGAACCCAACTGAAAAGCGTCCCTTCCTTTGAATACTCTCCGATTCTGAACGTTCACCTGATTTTGGAAGATAATCCATTTACTGAAAGGTATTATGCGTTGCTTGGGACGGATTACCATTGGCTTTTCAACCATGGGAAATATATCTCTATTACAGCGAGCTCGGCGGAAAAATTAATAAAAAAGAATAATGCAGAGTTATTATCCGAGTTATACTCGAATTTAGAATTATTTTTTCCTATATTTAATAGAAAATTGGTAAGAAGTTCCAGAATTATAAAAGAAAAAAGAGCAACTTTTGTTCCTGCCGGCGACAGGTTGTTAAATAATACCGGATATTTTACGGATATAAAAAATTTGTTTGTAGGAGGCGACTGGACAATTCCGGAATTGCCGGCAACGATCGAAAGCGCAGTTCTGAGCGCGGAAAAAGTATCTCGTGAAATTTTTAATATATCTCGAGTAAGCGACTGA